The genomic region CCTGGCTTTTTCCCCGGCCACGTCATATGCTTCCCCTTGGAGCTTGAACTCGTTGTTGACTTTGCGCAGGCCATCTCGGAAAGCATCCTGCGCTTTGGCAAGGTCGGATATGTCCTTTGCTGCTGATTTGGCCTCTGCCTTAGAGCCAATGCCCAACTCGTCAATCTGCCTGATCTGTTCCTGTTTAGCGGCGATGAGCTTGTTGTTGGAGGCTATCTTCTCGGCATCGTTGACAAGGCTGAGAGTGGATGTTTCCTTTTCCAGCGCCTGAATCTCCGCTTCCAGTGCCGCCCTCGAATCGAGGATGGCTTTCGCCTTCTTCTTGGCGGCGGCGAGTGCGGCAGCATCGCGCTTGTCCTCCGCATCGACGAGCGGCTTCATGCCAATGGTTGAACGGATCTTGTTCACCTCCGACAACGATTCAAGCTGTGCTTTCCGGGTGAGGTTGATCCGGTTTGTCAGTTCCTTGCGGAAGGCATCTCCCTCTTTGGTATCGGCGGATACTACCTTGTCCGGTAGCTGAATGCCCCTTGAATCGAACTGCACCGCTACCGTGACGCGCGTCTTGTTGAACTTGTCGAGCTGTGCCTGGACCTGCTTTAAGCGGGTGCTGAGGTCGTTGAAGTTCTCCGTGGCTGGCTTCAGTGCTGGTTCCGCCTTGGCTTTGGCGATGTTCTGCAGAGCTTTCAGATACGACTTCGCTTTGGTGGTGCTGATCTGCATAGCGTTGCCATACTCATCCGTGGCCGTGATGGCGCCGGGGGTAACTTCAGCAATGCGGCGAATGATGTCTTTTAGGTTTTCCTGCTCGACTGCCGTTAAGTTGGTCTTTTTGCTCAGTTCCTCATATTTGCTCAGCAACGGATTTAACTGAGAAGCCAGGTTACCGGCGGCCGTACTGGCATCGGCAAATTCATCCTGTGCTGACTTGCTGGTTGCCACGAAATAGACCAGTCCGGCCGTTACGGCTGCTATGGCAATACCGACCGGCCCAAGACCAGCCACGAGGAAGCTACCGGCACCAGAAAGAGCCTTGAAGCCGTTGACCGCTACCGGGATGGCCTGCCCGATGGCCCCGATGGAGAATAGTAAGGGCCCTGCTCCTGCCGCCACTCCGGCAAAGCCAAGGATCGTGCTCTGCGTAGCCGGATCAAGCGAGGCAAAAGCAGTTGCCATCTCGCCTACCTGTGTGCTGATCTTGTCTGCTAGAGCCTCTAAGCCGATTGCATTAGATGCCGCGTCACCGATCTTAGCCAGTGCCAACACACCAGCATCAGACATATTCTCCAACGCATTCTTCAGGCCGCCAGTCACCTTCGGCAGCTTCTCGAATTCAGTGGTTACGACCTCGATGAATTGCTGACTCGTTACGCCGAGTTTGCGAAGCCCTTCCGCGTTACTGACTCCGAATGCGGATTTCAGCACCGTTCCAATCTGTGGCAAAGCGTCCTTCAGCTGGTTCAGATCCTGCTGCATGACGTTGGTGGAGTTGTTGATCTGAGTCAGCGCAAGTGTCACTCTATCCAGCTCAACCTTGCCTTTGCCAACGGTTGCCAGAGCGCCACCGAATGCCAATAGGGTTCTTCTGGCTTGTTCGGCACTGTATCCGGCAGCCTGGAGGTTGGTCGCGCCCTGTAGCGCTTCTTTCAGTCCTAGACCAGGCAGCTTCGCTATTTCAAGCGTCTTCTTGATCTCCGCTCCTACATCACCAGCACCTTTGTAAACGGCGGCAAAGCCTTTTTCAAGTGCTTGAATATCCGCGGCTGTCTTGATGCTGGCAGCGCCTAAAAGCCCTAGCGGCAGCGTGACGTACTGCGTTAGGGAAGCACCAGTAGTTTTCGCGTAATTAGAAAGTCTTCCTAGCCCTTTCTCGGCTTTATCGATCCCCGCTTCAAAGCCATCAATGCGGGCATTTATTACAATAGCTAAATTCTCTAGATCCACGGGTATCTATCCCAGGTGGATCAGGAAGCAAACACTCAAAAAAGCCCTACCATAGCGCTCGTTCAGCAGCCCAATAATCAGGGCGTATGCTATCTTCGGCAACCATCAACCAAACCCTATCTATTATGAGCACTTACGACCCAAGACCTTCAGGTCCCGAAGACGAAGAAGACGACAACCTCGAACTCACACAGAAAGAGTGGGCTGACGAAAAGAAGGCCACAATGGATAACCTCTTTCCAGATGAGGATTCAGAAGAAGGATTTAACTGGACTCAGGATTAACACGAAAAAGCCTCTCACTAATCGGAGAGGCTTTTTCTTTGCCAGTACGCTATATCCGACCCTTGGCTTTCATCTCATCCAGGAAAGCCAAATGCACCGCTAACCTCTTCTTTTCTTGGTCCTCAGTGTCATCCGTCGGCAGGCTGATGTACTTCTGGAAGTGGATGGGCTTTTCATTCATGGAGTTGTAGACCTCGCAAGCGATTCTGCGCGTGCGGTCCCACTCGTGCCACTGCCGTTGATTGTAGCCATTGACACGGCGTTGGTATTCATTCCATGTCATTTTCCAGAAGTCTTCTTCGCGTATACCAACCTCGCCGCAGGCGTAATCTAAAATAGCGCACCAGCTTCCAAAATACTCATCCTCTGGGTCTGGTGCGCTATCGTCGGTCTCTGCGGCGTGTACGCGCCCTACTTTTTTGGCGTGTTACGCCTCATCTCCCCCATCACAGTGAAGAGCTTTGCCAACTCTTCGGTTTCGGCCATGTCCGCCCAAAACATCACGTCGTCCGCCGTAAAGTCAATCTGCTCACGCTTAAAGGTGCCATAGGCGACCAGTGCGGAGTAGAGAAGATCACACACGAAGATATTATTCTCGACAGAGTTTACGAGTGCGAATTTACCAAGCTCTTCTAGGTAGTCAGAGGGCTTGATGCCGCGATGGTCGCAGAACACCTTGCTTTGAAAAGTACCGATGTGAAAGCCTCTTTCACGGCCTCCGATCACCATAGTGCCAAATCCACGTTCCTTAGTTTCCATAAGTATAGGGCTGCTTGTTTAGCTTAGATTCCAAGTAGCAAGGGTTCAGCACCGATAAGACCGGCAGTCCAGGTCACAACGCCTGAGCCTTCAGGGATGCTGAAATCCACATTGGAGAGGTAGGCTTTCGAGCTGAACACGTACTCATCTACCCCGCCCAGCTGATATTCGATATCTACCAAAGCGCCCTGGCGCAGGGCACTATACATCTCACGAGCCGTTACGTTGGTTGCTTCTTCAGCAGTGCCGAATACACGCATAACGGCAGTCAGAGAACCATCCCACGATTCTGCGCCGGGCACCTGTTTGGTAAATCCGCCCGTAGCGGAGCAGACGACAGAAGTCATCTCGCGTTTGGTTGAAAAGGAAGCGGTCTGAGCGCAGCCGAACACCTTGTCATTTATCTTAATCACAACATTCGTTGCAAGGATTTCACTAGCCATTTATTAGTCTATTTGTTTATTTCTGAAGGCTTTGACCTTCACTTCTATATATCGAAGCACTTTCAGGGAATGGGAATCTGATTTGGCATACTTGCGGGTTCTAACCACCGTGAGTGGGTTCATCTGAAACCCTTGATCCAAGTCCAGCACCTGCCCTTCCAAGGCACTCAGGATCTGGCCGCTGATCTCCAGAGAAGGCCCATCACTCGCCACGCCATCTATCGCAAACGAGGTGATGATGGTGAACTGGAAAAAGCACTCCCAATAAGCGCAGGCCACGGCACCTGCTACCGGCAGAGTCACTATCTGATCGATAAGGATGTAAGGTGCTGCAGCTCCTGAAGGGGCATAGGCGTACAAGGGCACAGGAGCACCGTTGAGGGTGATTGAGGAGGAGTTCAGTGCGCTGAATAAGGCTTTCTGTACGATTAGGTTAGGGTCTGACATGCGTTATAATCGGAATCTCAACGCCTGTTTCAGGTTGGCTAAGAAGGCTTGTTTGTGCAGTTGGTAGGCAGGGCGCAGGAACGGTTGGGCCCTCATTCTGGAGGTTCCGAACTCTACGTGGATGGCATAGGCACTATCTGCCGACACCCTGCCTGAGAAGTTGCCGCCCAGGTTGGCATGAATGGTAGAGCGTAGAAAGCCCGTATCAACGGGCGCTAATCGCTTGGCATCACTTTCGATTTCCAGCAGCATACTGGCAATGAGGTTCTGCACTCGTTTAGGTGCGCCGACGAGGTAGGCACGGAGCTTCGTTTTAAGGTTATCCGCTCCTTCTAGTTCAACACGTACACTCACTTTACCAGGACTCCGAGGAGCTGCATTTCTGTTTTGCGCTCGTTCACCACGACGGAGTTGATGCTAATGCGCTTGCCGTTCCATTCGATCCGGCTGGTATTGCTGATCTGCTCATCGTAGCGAAGGCTGACCTTGAATGGCTGGCGGTAGGTGATCTTACCATCTATCAGATCTTCTTTGGCAGGTAGCGCCTGCACGCGTGCCCAGACGGTGAAGCTGGTTCCAACCCCACTCAAAACACGGCCTCCAAGACCATCAGATAGGGTGGCATAGGGCAGGTAGATGGCAATTTGTTCTCGGTACTTTCCGGCAGCTGGCATACCTATTTATAGCTTCCGGAAAGGAGCCAACAGTGTTTTGTAGGTGATGCCATTGCTTGGAAAGGAGCCGTTCTCACGATTCTCGTACAGGTCGCTGGCAATCTTGCAGATGGCGATCTTGACCGCCTCTGGCACCTCTGCAGGATCAACCGTTACCTGATACTTGACCGTGTAGGTGGGAAGGTTAGAGTAGTCGATAGGATAATCCCTACTGACTACTATGCCCTTCCTGTAGTTGTTGAAATAGGATGCCGCGCTAATCGCTTCATTGATGCTGGTATAGAATCCACTGACCTCTAGTATATCCTCACTAGCAATGTCTAACGGCTTATCGATTGTAAAAGTCCTCTTGACCGTCTTGCTGATAAATTCCCGGTTGCAATAGGTTTCCGCCTTTTCACGGGCGGCGGTGATGAACGCGGAAAGCAGGGCGTTTTCCATTTCACTCGCAGGGAGTCTTGCATACAGTTTGAAATAGGATAGATCTACCGGCTCCATTAATAATTGTCTTTGTTTGGTAGGTATGTATCATGAAAAAGGGTGTTGTTAAACACATAGGGGAAAACCTCCGAGTCCGTGACCGACTGGCATGGTCGCTCGTGATAAGGTATCAAAACGCTGTAACCTTTAACGAGGACCGGTGATGCTCTCATACCTAACCGGCCCGCAAGGGCAAGCCATATAGACTTAAACCATTAAAAAATGGTACATTTGAGATATATTCTTATATTGTGAAACCCTTTGCCAGGAGGGCGCAACTTACTATCCTACTCCTAAACCATCTTGCTCATGGCTGCCAAACTTCTAAGACTCCAAGCGACGCTCCGTACTTCCTCCGCTAGTGGTAGTAACCTAGATAATGACTCTAAGATGACGGTTAAAGTCCACTATATCAACCAAACAATACCGCTGGCCATTTACGATTTTATTGGGAAGGATGGGCAGGGCGGGTCCACTCGGGAAGGGGACCAGAAAATTTTTGACATTACGCTCAAAGACAGTTCCCTTACGAGAGATGGGTTGAACGGCAAAGCCGAGATTGAAATGCGAATAGATGCCGTAGGCCGGGACCATTACGCGGGCGGGGTGGCTTTTCTGTTTTTCTTCGATGACGGGTCCACGGCTCTTTTCGGCTTTGGCAACTTTGCCATCGGCACATTCCATGAATCTAATACGACCAACCAAGTCATTCGTTTTGTATAGTTTATGTGGCCCTTAGGGTGCTGTCTGTAAAGATGGAAGCTGCGCCCCTGAGTCGGAGGTGATACTCTATTTATTTGACAGCATCCGAAAAAGGGAAGCCATGTGGCTTCCCTTTTCAGTTACTTTTTCTCTACACTACGCTTCGCAGGTTTCGTTTCTCGTGCGGGCTTCAAAGGCTTCGTTTCAATCTCAACTTCGATTTCAACTCTTTCTTCTTCCACCAACCCGATTTCCTCTAGAAGCTTTGCGTTGTGGGCGTTCACGTCTTTTACGACTCCTTCTGGCCACATTTCCGACTGGAAATAGAAGGAGGTTTTAGCTTTCATTCTCATGATCCCTGTCCCCTCCATTCCACTTATACAACAGCCGCAAGTGTAGCGATAGCGCCGGCGAAGGTGCCTTTCACGAATGCGGAAGGACGTGTTACCGCCTGCAGCAAGCGCTCCTCGATTACCACCGTCACCTTGTTCAATACAAAGTCATTATCGTTGGAGTCTGTGGCTTTTACGGTTAGCGATTCTACCTGGTAGATTTCAACGCCTAGATCGAAAGCACCTACTAGGAACTCGCCTGGGTTGATGGCATCAATCTCGATAATCTCGATGCGACCAACAGCGGGCAGAACACCACTATAGAGGGTAGGCAGCAGGTAACGGCCTTCTTCGTCCTTGGTGAGTTCGAGTTCCGCAACATCATCCGGGTTCATCAGAATAGCATTAGCACGGTACATCGATCTACGAGCCTGAGCAGCCGCTACACGCAACACATCGATGTTCTGAGGGTTGGTTACTTTGATACCGTTTGCGTTGAAAGGGGCAGCCAATGGATAGATTCCTTGGATGTTGCCCGAAGTGCCGGTGCCGTAGATCAGCTGTGCATCTTCCTCGTTCAAGACCATTTCACGTCCACGACCTTGTAGCGAAGCGGCGAATGCCGGAGCATCGTGCATAAGCTCCGTCGAGAGCTTGTAGTGCATAGCAATCTTCTCAGCGGTGGCTGTTACAGCTTCGGTTGAGAAGGAAACCTTTGGCTTCATTTGGCCTTCCGCTACAATGGCAGGAGCGCCTTCAGCAGCTAGTTCACGATCATACTTCAGGTAAGGCTGCGACAATGGCGCAATGCGCATGAAATCACGAACATGCTTTGGCTTGTTCGGGAGCGCCACATAACCACTTGTCGCAATCAGCGTCTGGGAGTTGGCTACTGTGTTTCCACGCAGCATGTCTACCGATGCTTTGACATCGAGGGGAACCTCTACCGTCTGGTTGCGCTGACGGCCTTTCAAATCACCGCTCTTCGCCTCAAGCGCTACTACGAGTGCTGATTTGCCTTCTTTCTCGGTATTGAGGTTCTGCAGCTTCTGGGCAGTAGCCAACGCATCAACGGATGCCTGAACAGTCTGCAGCTTTTCATTTAGCTCGTCGCTGACACTTTTAACCTGTATGGTAACATCCTTCTTTAACTCAACTGCAATATCCTGGGCAGTTTTAACTTCATTTTCCACTTAATTTTTAGGGTACTTTTTGTTTTGATAGGCGGCATAGAACGCAGCCAGTGCCATTCCTTTTCTATCTACTTCGTTCGGCTCAGGTGCTTCCAGAGTGGTTTCTTCTTCCGGCTCAGGCGGCGTAGTGAGTGACGAATTCAATAAATCAGTCATCGCTTTATGTATATGCGCGTGTTCCAGCGCGAGTAGCTGACATGCTTCTTCCGATAGGTTTCCAGCAGCTATCGATTTGTATAATTTGTGCGAACGCTTATCGATGCTTTCGACCAGCGAAACCAGTTCGTCGGACTTGATATCGACCAGTGGGGTGTTCTCGTTTGAGCCCCACAGCACGGCAGAACATTCCAGCAGCTGAACCTCGGTGAGGATTCTGTGACCCTCCTTATCGGACTTCTTGTTGATCGTGTAGAAGCCAATAGAATGCTCGGTAACAGCGCGTTTTTGATAGCACTCCAGCAGGTCATTGCCCATCGTGGTTTCCAGAATGGAAGCCGTGACCTTCAGCCCGAAATCATCTTCTTCGAGGCCTTGAATTACTCCGACCGGTAAGAGCGTGGAATTGTGATTCCACAGGTACTTGACTCGCTTATAGTTCTCCTTGATTGTCTTGGCGAAAGCCCCTTTCTGGATGATGTCGCCATGACTATCGACGCTGCCAAAAGCCGCCGCATAGAAGGTCACGGTTCTATTGGACTCGTCGATGCTTTTGATCTCGCACGTAACTGATTTTAACTCTAACACCCCTATATACCGGGCTTTTTCACCTTTTCACGACTTATTTAAATTTTATAATTTATTAAAATAATCAAATTATTAACGCATAAAACACCCTATTTCTTCATTTTCTATCTACAGCTTCAGTAGATAGAATATGAATAACACAATTAAAGAATCCTTTATAAAATCAGTTACAGCCTCCATTGTAGAAGCCAGTAAAGAACCTGCAGCTGAAAGAACAGCAGCGACAGAAGTAATCAGAAAGGTCATTCTGAAAAACCTATCGAGGTATTACATTTTCGAGGATGGGGCTATCTACGACCGCAAAAAGAGCCGCTACCTCATGCAATACCTGTCAAGAAGAGGCTACTATGATGTGCGCGTTTATTTCGACAACGGCGACATGAAAATAGTCCGTGTGCATCGCCTTGTTGCCTTGGCTTTCTGCAAAAACGAAAAACCGGAAGAGTACAAGATCATCGATCACATTTCGGGTGTAAAGACCTGTAACCATGCCTCGAATCTGCGCTGGTGCGATCAAACGATTAACATGAGAAACACGGTCAGAAACACGGAAAGAGGGTTGAAAATCCTCGATCTGTTGGATGAAAATATGATTTCCAAAGACGACCCAATGCGTGCGATCTACTACCAGAGATTGAGTAAGGGTTGGGGTCTGAAAAAGACGCTCTCCACGCCGCTGCTTGCCGATAAAGACAGGTACACCAAGGAAGGATTAGAGGCAACCAGAATCTTAGTTGAGTCCGGCTTTACCACAGAGCACCCCGCTTATTTCACCTACCACAGAAGAGTGAAATCCGGAATGACGCTGGAAGAAGCACGTTCAATCGTGGTTGGGCGCGAGAACAAGAAAAGCGAGGAGGTCAAGCAGCTCTATGCCCTATTAGCCTCTGTCAATCTGGATAGAAGCGACAAGAGATTCACCACGTTTCTTAACAGGTTGAGAAGTGGGTGGAGCCTTGAAAGAACCTTGGAAACCCCCATTAAGAACAGGAAAAGAAGCAGCAAAGCCAATTAAGCTCCATCAAAAAAGAGACCTCACATGAGGTCTCTTTTTTGTAGTGAACAGACGCTGAACTTGCTATTATCACCTTATTTGAAGGGTATTACAAGAATTCCATGTAGCATGTCGTATCTAGCCAGCCAATGCATTTGCGTGCGGCGCCAAGGCCGCCTGAAACAGGCCTAGTCCATGGCTGGCCTCCTGTGTGTCCCCATTTTACAGGAAATCGGTCTGCGTATTTTTTCTTCGTCGCTTCGATCCAATGACCATACTGCTCTTTGATTGCAGGTTCATACTTACTGGCTGAACCACAATCTGTAACACCTTTCCACAGGAACTTCCTTGGCTCCTCGACGCGTAGAGGTATAGCTAAGCTTACAGGAGATACTCCTTCTGCTGTTTCCTCGATTGCAGGCAAAATAGCTACAGCTTCTGCTGGCTCGTTCTCGTCAAAATTCTCTAATTCTTCCATGTTTTCAGTCATTAGGCTGTTAATGTGAAAGGTGATAATGCAAAGCAATATATATAATTTATCATATTATACAATGGTACTAATTCCTGATCTAGAACATGAAGCGTTGAACCTGCTCGTCGAGCTGGATCAACCGCTTAGCTGGTTGCCGGATTTTGACTTGCAATTCAACGCCTGTGAGCTGACGCAGATGCCGGCGGCCAAGGTGCAGCAGGTGCTGGTTATTCCCACCAGAACGCACAAGAAAGAGCGCAAGCCCTTATTTTAAACACGAAAAAGCCTGCAGCGTGAACCGTTCTGCAGGCTTTTCAACGTGGGGAATTCTAATACACCTCGCTATTCAAATAGTGCTTGAAATCCCTCTAACGAGCGAATAATTCGGTAGGAATGTCCGAGCAAGTTGAGTTTGTGTTCGACAGTGAGTTGGGCTGTTGACTGGCGGCCGGACTCCGTTTTGAATTCGACAAAGAAGATGTGGCCGTGCAGCACGACGGTTACGTCAGGAACTCCTCGCAGCGCCCCACTCTCTTCGAAGTGCAACCACCTGGCGAAAGCAGCTTCGTTCGGCACACTCCAGATCAATCCTTCCGGGAATATCCTCTTAAACCACTGAACACATTCTTTCTGTATGGTATGCTCAGACTTCTTCTTGGCGGGTTTCACCTTTATCTATCCACCCAATACTGTCTTATGATGATACACTTTGCTAGTTTTGGCAACTCTATTCCACTTTGATTCTATGCCTCCAACACGTACTCAGGTCATACTCGCTAAAGAGATTATTGCCAACCTCAAATTGATCGCCATTGCCTTATGTACCGTGAGCATACTCGGAACTATTAATGATTACTTATATCCTATACCCTTCCTTACTAGCGGAAATACATTTATCAGCGTGATCTTGGCATTACCTCTGTGGAGATACCTCTTTTTGGGGCTCAGGTGGGCTTACAGAACTTCTAAGATTAACCTCTAAACGATCTGTTCGCTCCAATAAATTAGTAGCCATTTAAAATATTCAATACTGACTACGGCAAGTAGCACGCTCATCTAATCAAATACTCTGTGTGATTCTGGAAGCCCATCCATTAAGGGGCGAGAGACTTGATCAAATGAGTCGATAAACAGGCGCATACAGGCAAGGCCAGTGATGATCAGGTTGGTCAGCTCATAGTAGCGCTCCACAACCTTCACCTCAATCGTCTTAGTCCGATTGAGTTCCACTAAAAATTTTCCATTAATAGCGCGCGCCCTACCATTCTGTCCTCGCACTCTCACCAATACGTGCACAGTTGGCAGTAATGGCTCATCGTGCGTGTCTTGGGTTCGGATTTGATTAAGCAGGCCCCACACGTAGCTCTGCTCAGGCGTGAGAAAATCAGCGCGCCACCGGTCAATATACTTAGTGGCAAGGTTGTTAATTCCGTTTTCCTTCTGCCATCTCCCGTGATAGAACCTAATCTGTTGGTAGGCTTGTAGGAAAGACCAGACCGCATGTTTAAGCTTCACCTCGTCGGTGCCTCTTCTATCAGGATCAGTAGATGGTTTGATGTGCAGGGCTTCATACTCGATGATACGCCAGCTTGCTTCGGCCCAAGCGTACTTCTCTTCCATATGAGTACGAGCTGCAGAAATAAGCATAGTTGAAAAGGGTTAAATGAGTCGCACTGGTTGATATCCAACAAGAAAGTGCAAAAATAATGTTATCGATGTTGTCATCTGTCGATGGAATGTAGTGC from Hymenobacter canadensis harbors:
- a CDS encoding HK97-gp10 family putative phage morphogenesis protein, whose translation is MSVRVELEGADNLKTKLRAYLVGAPKRVQNLIASMLLEIESDAKRLAPVDTGFLRSTIHANLGGNFSGRVSADSAYAIHVEFGTSRMRAQPFLRPAYQLHKQAFLANLKQALRFRL
- a CDS encoding tape measure protein, coding for MDLENLAIVINARIDGFEAGIDKAEKGLGRLSNYAKTTGASLTQYVTLPLGLLGAASIKTAADIQALEKGFAAVYKGAGDVGAEIKKTLEIAKLPGLGLKEALQGATNLQAAGYSAEQARRTLLAFGGALATVGKGKVELDRVTLALTQINNSTNVMQQDLNQLKDALPQIGTVLKSAFGVSNAEGLRKLGVTSQQFIEVVTTEFEKLPKVTGGLKNALENMSDAGVLALAKIGDAASNAIGLEALADKISTQVGEMATAFASLDPATQSTILGFAGVAAGAGPLLFSIGAIGQAIPVAVNGFKALSGAGSFLVAGLGPVGIAIAAVTAGLVYFVATSKSAQDEFADASTAAGNLASQLNPLLSKYEELSKKTNLTAVEQENLKDIIRRIAEVTPGAITATDEYGNAMQISTTKAKSYLKALQNIAKAKAEPALKPATENFNDLSTRLKQVQAQLDKFNKTRVTVAVQFDSRGIQLPDKVVSADTKEGDAFRKELTNRINLTRKAQLESLSEVNKIRSTIGMKPLVDAEDKRDAAALAAAKKKAKAILDSRAALEAEIQALEKETSTLSLVNDAEKIASNNKLIAAKQEQIRQIDELGIGSKAEAKSAAKDISDLAKAQDAFRDGLRKVNNEFKLQGEAYDVAGEKARVYKTFMDKLIELDKTGKVEQSPQFKAASAEYVRLIELSNEYKQNADFKQIFLNAEEAITATGEQILALGKNADESVERVKILEAQLSTSLQAVEALRKKGAEENNRFLAAEIEHAKVLQQELEKARVAAAQAKRDAAADDLLEGLNSASPGARNSLTGGGDNFADLASGKAQDELEERIRRSQQAIKELQTNGASEAMIRQAQDAVAGLKSQLDLTDVYAGAAAQASAALADIGLVIVEGIGNIITGQMSVTEGLRSIFGQTLSIIGNFMKDFGKQLLLLGAGHVALGLATGNAAMVTAGGLELAAGGALALAGTLVGFGGKAIAGGNQSSTPSTSAIATPTSNVTKTKENNLLIEVKFLPVELRAEGTQLRSVMQVDSYRLTNTR
- a CDS encoding HK97 family phage prohead protease, with translation MTFYAAAFGSVDSHGDIIQKGAFAKTIKENYKRVKYLWNHNSTLLPVGVIQGLEEDDFGLKVTASILETTMGNDLLECYQKRAVTEHSIGFYTINKKSDKEGHRILTEVQLLECSAVLWGSNENTPLVDIKSDELVSLVESIDKRSHKLYKSIAAGNLSEEACQLLALEHAHIHKAMTDLLNSSLTTPPEPEEETTLEAPEPNEVDRKGMALAAFYAAYQNKKYPKN
- a CDS encoding DUF3168 domain-containing protein, with protein sequence MSDPNLIVQKALFSALNSSSITLNGAPVPLYAYAPSGAAAPYILIDQIVTLPVAGAVACAYWECFFQFTIITSFAIDGVASDGPSLEISGQILSALEGQVLDLDQGFQMNPLTVVRTRKYAKSDSHSLKVLRYIEVKVKAFRNKQID
- a CDS encoding phage head closure protein — its product is MPAAGKYREQIAIYLPYATLSDGLGGRVLSGVGTSFTVWARVQALPAKEDLIDGKITYRQPFKVSLRYDEQISNTSRIEWNGKRISINSVVVNERKTEMQLLGVLVK
- a CDS encoding head-tail connector protein, producing the protein MENALLSAFITAAREKAETYCNREFISKTVKRTFTIDKPLDIASEDILEVSGFYTSINEAISAASYFNNYRKGIVVSRDYPIDYSNLPTYTVKYQVTVDPAEVPEAVKIAICKIASDLYENRENGSFPSNGITYKTLLAPFRKL
- a CDS encoding HNH endonuclease, with product MNNTIKESFIKSVTASIVEASKEPAAERTAATEVIRKVILKNLSRYYIFEDGAIYDRKKSRYLMQYLSRRGYYDVRVYFDNGDMKIVRVHRLVALAFCKNEKPEEYKIIDHISGVKTCNHASNLRWCDQTINMRNTVRNTERGLKILDLLDENMISKDDPMRAIYYQRLSKGWGLKKTLSTPLLADKDRYTKEGLEATRILVESGFTTEHPAYFTYHRRVKSGMTLEEARSIVVGRENKKSEEVKQLYALLASVNLDRSDKRFTTFLNRLRSGWSLERTLETPIKNRKRSSKAN
- a CDS encoding phage major capsid protein, with translation MENEVKTAQDIAVELKKDVTIQVKSVSDELNEKLQTVQASVDALATAQKLQNLNTEKEGKSALVVALEAKSGDLKGRQRNQTVEVPLDVKASVDMLRGNTVANSQTLIATSGYVALPNKPKHVRDFMRIAPLSQPYLKYDRELAAEGAPAIVAEGQMKPKVSFSTEAVTATAEKIAMHYKLSTELMHDAPAFAASLQGRGREMVLNEEDAQLIYGTGTSGNIQGIYPLAAPFNANGIKVTNPQNIDVLRVAAAQARRSMYRANAILMNPDDVAELELTKDEEGRYLLPTLYSGVLPAVGRIEIIEIDAINPGEFLVGAFDLGVEIYQVESLTVKATDSNDNDFVLNKVTVVIEERLLQAVTRPSAFVKGTFAGAIATLAAVV